In one Oncorhynchus nerka isolate Pitt River linkage group LG7, Oner_Uvic_2.0, whole genome shotgun sequence genomic region, the following are encoded:
- the LOC115132366 gene encoding ras-related protein Rap-1A-like produces MREYKLVVLGSGGVGKSALTVQFVQGIFVEKYDPTIEDSYRKQVEVDGQQCMLEILDTAGTEQFTAMRDLYMKNGQGFALVYSITAQSTFNDLQDLREQILRVKDTEDVPMILVGNKCDLEDERVVGKEQGQNLARQWNNCAFLESSAKSKINVNEIFYDLVRQINRKTPIEKKKAKKKSNCTLL; encoded by the exons ATGCGTGAATACAAGCTAGTGGTGTTAGGCTCCGGAGGTGTCGGCAAATCTGCACTG ACAGTCCAATTTGTACAAGGTATTTTTGTGGAAAAATATGACCCCACAATAGAAGACTCCTACAGAAAG CAAGTTGAAGTGGACGGGCAGCAATGCATGCTTGAAATCCTTGACACAGCTGGAACA GAGCAGTTCACAGCAATGAGGGACCTGTACATGAAGAACGGTCAAGGCTTCGCTCTTGTATACTCCATCACTGCACAGTCCACGTTTAATGACCTACAGGACCTGAGGGAACAGATCCTGAGAGTAAAGGACACTGAGGAT GTCCCCATGATCCTGGTAGGCAACAAGTGTGACCTGGAGGATGAGCGTGTGGTGGGCAAAGAGCAGGGACAGAACCTGGCCAGACAGTGGAACAACTGTGCCTTTCTAGAGTCCTCCGCTAAATCAAAGATCAACGTTAATGAG ATTTTCTATGACCTGGTCAGACAGATCAATAGGAAAACGCCGATAGAAAAGAAGAAAGCAAAGAAGAAGTCAAATTGCACACTGCTCTAA